Within the Pseudomonas oryzae genome, the region TGCGCGCGGCGAGGATGCGGTCCGGCTGCGCGGCCGAGATCACCGCCAGACCGTAGGCGCCGTGCAGCTCCTTGACCGCGGCCTTGAGCGCATCGCCAAGGTCCGGCAGGGTCTTCAGGGTATGGTGCAGCAGATGGACGATGGTCTCGGTGTCGGTCTGCGAGCTGAACACGTAGCCGAGGCCCTGCAGGCGCTCGCGCAGCTGTTCGTGGTTCTCGATGATGCCGTTGTGCACCACTGCCAGCTCCTCGCCGGAGAAGTGCGGGTGGGCGTTGGCCTCGCTGGGCACGCCGTGGGTGGCCCAGCGGGTATGCGCGATGCCCAGGCGGCCGAGCAGCGGCTCCTCGGCCAGCGCCTGCTCCAGCGCGGCAACCTTGCCGATGCGCCGGCTGCGGCGCAGCTGGCCATCATTGGTGTAGAGCGCCACCCCGGCACTGTCGTAGCCGCGGTATTCCAGGCGCTTGAGGCCTTCGATGAGGATGGCGGCGACATTGCGCTCGGCAACGGCTCCTACGATTCCGCACATGGGCAAATCTCCTTAGCTGGGCTCGACGGCGGCACACACCAGTTTGATGCCGCGCGCCAGGATCTGTTCGCGCGCCCCGCTGTCGAGGCGCTCGTCGGTAATCAGGGTGTGGATGCTGCTCCACGGCAGCTCCAGATTGGGCATGCGCCGGCCGACCTTGTCGGCCTCGGCCATGACGATCACCTCGCGCGCCACCTCGGCCATCACCCGCGACAGGCCGAGCAGCTCGTTGAAGGTGGTGGTGCCACGCGCCTGGTCGATGCCGTCGGCACCGATGAACAGCTGGTCGAAGTCGTAGGAGCGCAGCACCTGCTCGGCGACCTGGCCCTGGAACGATTCGGAGTGCGGGTCCCAGGTGCCACCGGTCATCAGCAGCACCGGCTCATTCTCCAGCTCGCGCAGGGCGTTGGCCACCTCCAGCGAGTTGGTCATCACCACCAGGCCGGCGGTGCGGCCCAGTTCGGGGATCAGCGCGGCGGTAGTACTGCCGCTGTCGATGATGATCCGCGCATGCTCGCGGATGCAGGCGGCGGCGGCACGGGCGATCGCCTGCTTGTACGGCGACACCGCCTGCGCCGGCTCGGCGACCAGCTCATGGGGCACCGGCACCGCGCCGCCGTAGCGGCGCAGCAGCAGACCGTTGCTCTCCAGCGCGGCGAGATCCTTGCGGATGGTCACTTCCGAGGTTTCGAAACTGCGGGCCAAGGCCTCGACGTGCACTTCACCCTGCTCGGCGAGCAGGGCGAGGATGGCGTGGCGCCGCTGCGGCGTATTGCGCTTGGACATGCAGAAGTTTCGATTCGAAAGTTTCAGGGAGCGAATCAAAACCCAGCAGGCCACGGCAGTCAAGTGTCGGCGGACGAAACCATCCACAGGCAGGACGCCGGTGGGCAAAACCGGCTGTGGACAACGCACACCAAGCATTATCCACAGCGCGCCCCATCCCCGGACGGCAACGCCCTGTGGAAAACCGCAGCATGCAGTTGTCCACAGCGCGTGGGCAGAACGTCATCCACATTCCGCCGGCGGGGTTCAGGCCTTGGGCTTCTTCACCGGTCGCTGCCAGCCGTCGATGTTGCGCTGGCGCGCGCGACCGACGGCCAGCGCCGCCGCCGGTACCTCGCTGGTGATCACCGAGCCGGCAGCGGTGGTGGCGCCGGCGCCGATGGTCAGCGGCGCCACCAGCGAATTGTTGGTGCCGATGAAGGCATCCTCGCCGATCACCGTGCGGTGCTTGTTGGCGCCGTCGTAGTTGCAGGTGATGGTGCCGGCGCCGATGTTGCTCGCCGCACCGATCTCGGCGTCGCCCAGATAGGCCAGGTGGCCGGCCTTGGCGCCCGCGCCCAGCACGGCGTTCTTCAGCTCGACGAAGTTGCCGACGTGGGCGCCGGCGCCCAGCACGCTGCCCGGACGTAGACGGGCGAACGGCCCGCAGTCGGCGCCCTCGCCCAGCTCGGCGCCGTCCAGGTGGCTGTTGGCCTTGACCACCGCGCCGCGGCGCAGTGTGCTGTTGCGGATCACGCAGTTGGCGCCGATCTCGACCCCGTCCTCGATGACCACCCGGCCCTCGAGGATCACGTTGACGTCGATCAGTACATCGCGGCCGACCGTCACCTCGCCGCGCACATCGAAGCGCGCCGGGTCGAGCAGGGTCACGCCCTGGGCCATCAGCCGCCGCGCGGCACGCTGCTGGTAGTGGCGCTCGAGCTGGGAGAGCTGCAGGCGGTCGTTGGCACCCTGCACCTCCATGGCGTCCTCCGGCTGCGCGGTGGCCACCGTCAGGCCGTCGGCCACCGCCATGGCGATCACGTCGGTCAGGTAGTACTCGCCCTGGGCGTTGTCGCTGGACAGCCGGCCCATCCAGTCGGCCATGCGCGCCGCCGGCATGGCGAGGATGCCGGTGTTGCCCTCGCGGATGGCGCGCTGCGCGGCCGTCGCGTCCTTCTGCTCGACGATGGCGGTGACCCGGCCGTCGGCGTCGCGGATGATCCGCCCGTAACCGGTCGGGTCCTCGAGCAGCACGGTGAGCAGCGCCAGCTGCGCCGGGCCGGCGTGAGCCAGCAGGCGTTGCAGGGTCGGCGCCTCGATCAGCGGCACGTCGCCGTACAGCACCAGCACCTGTTCGGCCTGGATGAACGGCAGCGCCTGGGCCACCGCGTGGCCGGTACCCAGCTGTTGCTCCTGCAGCACGAAGTTCAGATCGTCGGCTGCCAGGCGCTCGCGCACCGCTTCGGCGCCATGACCGATCACCACGTGGATGCGCTGCGGCTGCAGCGCCCGCGCGGTGTCGATGACGTGGCCGAGCATCGGTTTGCCAGCCACCGGGTGCAGCACCTTGGGCAGCGCCGAGCGCATGCGGGTGCCCTGACCGGCGGCGAGAATGACGATTTCCAGACTCATGGGTGTACTTCCCTATGCGGCCCCAGACCCGGGCTGGAGCGGAATGGACAGAAACAGGTGGACGGTCGCGCAGGCATGCCGCAGTGCCGCCGAAAATAAAAAAAGGGGATAGCCAAGGCTACCCCCCTTTGTCGTGAACCTGATGACCGGACCGCGAGGCGGCTCAGTGCATCGGACCACCGTACTTCTTGCGCAGTTCCTGAATGGTCCGCAGCTGCGCGGCAGCTTCGGCCAGACGGGCGGAGGCGGTCGAGTAGTCGAACTCGGCGCCCTTCTCGCTGAGGGCCTTCTCGGCAGCCTTCTGGGCTTCGATGGCGGCGGCCTCGTCGAGGTCGGCTGCGCGGATCGCGGTATCGGCCAGGACCTTCACCATGTTCGGCTGCACTTCCAGGAAGCCGCCAGAGATGTAGAAGACTTCCTGCTCGCCACCCTGCTTGATCACTCGCACCGGACCCGGCTTGAGATCGGTCAGCAGCGGCGCGTGGCCCATCAGGATACCCAGATCGCCCTGGTTACCGTGAGCAACGACCATTTCCACCAGGCCCGAGAACAGCTGTTCTTCTGCGCTGACGATGTCGCAGTGGACTGTCATAGCCATATTCATGCCTCGGTTGACAGGTCAGGCGGGGAGCGGACCCCCCGCACCGCCCTGATTGTGCCCGCGAACGGGCACGCCAGTTACAGTTTCTTGGCCTTCTCGATGGCTTCGTCGATGCTGCCGACCATGTAGAACGCCTGCTCCGGCAGGTGGTCGTAGTCGCCATTGAGGATGCCGGAGAAGCCGCGGATGGTTTCCTTCAGCGGCACGTACTTGCCCGGCGAACCGGTGAACACTTCGGCCACGAAGAACGGCTGGGACAGGAAGCGCTGGATCTTACGGGCGCGGGACACCAGCTGCTTGTCGGCTTCGGACAGTTCGTCCATGCCGAGGATCGCGATGATGTCCTTCAGCTCCTTGTAGCGCTGCAGCACGTACTGCACGCCGCGGGCGGTGTCGTAGTGCTCCTGGCCGATCACCAGCGGATCCAGCTGGCGGGAGGTGGAGTCCAGCGGATCGACGGCCGGGTAGATACCCAGGGAGGCGATGTCACGGGACAGTACCACGGTGGCGTCGAGGTGGGCGAAGGTGGTCGCCGGGCTCGGGTCGGTCAGGTCGTCCGCGGGAACGTAGACGGCCTGCACCGAGGTGATCGAGCCGTTCTTGGTGGAGGTGATGCGCTCCTGCAGAACGCCCATTTCCTCGGCCAGGGTCGGCTGGTAACCCACCGCGGACGGCATACGGCCCAGCAGCGCGGACACTTCGGTACCGGCCAGGGTGTAGCGGTAGATGTTGTCGACGAACAGCAGAACGTCGCGGCCTTCGTCACGGAACTTCTCGGCCATGGTCAGGCCGGTCAGGGCGACGCGCAGACGGTTGCCCGGCGGCTCGTTCATCTGGCCGTAGACCAGGGCGACCTTGTCCAGAACGTTGGAGTCCTTCATCTCGTGATAGAAGTCGTTACCTTCACGAGTACGCTCACCCACGCCGGCGAACACGGAGTAACCGCTGTGCTCCATGGCGATGTTGCGGATCAGCTCCATCATGTTCACGGTCTTGCCCACGCCGGCGCCGCCGAACAGGCCGACCTTGCCGCCCTTGGCGAACGGGCAGACCAGGTCGATCACCTTGATGCCGGTTTCCAGCAGCTCGTTGCCGCCAGCCTGCTCGGCATAGGACGGGGCAGCGCGGTGGATGGTCCAGCGCTCTTCCTCACCGATGGGGCCCGCTTCGTCGATCGGGTTGCCCAGCACGTCCATGATGCGGCCCAGGGTGGCCTTGCCGACCGGCACGGCGATGCCGGCGCCGGTGTTGCTCACGCTCAGGCCACGCTTGAGGCCTTCGGTGGAACCCATCGCAATGGAACGAACCACGCCGTCGCCCAGCTGCTGCTGGACTTCCAGGGTGGTGGCCGCGCCTTCTACCTTCAGCGCGTCATAGACGTTCGGCACCTGATCGCGCGGGAATTCCACGTCGATAACGGCGCCGATGATTTGAACGATACGTCCGCTACTCATATCTGGTTCCTCTGAATATTTGAACCTGTTTAAACCGCGGCAGCGCCGCCGACGATTTCCGAGATCTCTTGCGTGATCGCAGCCTGACGTGCCTTGTTGTAGATCAGCTGCAGATCCTTGATCAGCTGACCGGCGTTGTCGGTGGCGTTCTTCATGGCGATCATTCGAGCCGCCTGCTCGCAGGCGTTGTTCTCGACCACAGCCTGGTACACCTGGGATTCGACATAGCGAACCAGCAGGGCATCCAGCAGTTGCTGGGCGTCGGGCTCGTACAGGTAATCCCACAGCCCCTTCTTCGCGCCGTCGTCGGCCTCGGAAGTGGGAGCCAGGGGGAGCAATTGCTCAACCGTGGGCTTCTGGGTCATGGTGTTCACGAACTTGTTGGACACCAGGTACAGGCGGTCCAGATTGCCTTCGTTGAACCGATCCAGCATGACCTTGACGCTGCCGATCAGGTCGTTGACCGACGGCGCTTCGCCCAGATGGCTGATCGCAGCGATGACGTTGCCGCCGTAGCTGCGGAAGAAACTGGCACCCTTGCTGCCGATGACGCAGAAATCCGCCTCGACGCCAGCATCACGCCAGTCCTTCATGTTTTTGATCAGGGCCTTGAACAGGTTGATGTTCAGGCCACCGCAGAGACCACGATCACTGGACACCAGGATGTAGCCGACGCGCTTGACCGGACGCTCCACCATGTACGGGTGGCGGTATTCCGGGTTCGCCTTGGCCAGGTGACCGATCACCGCGCGGATATGCTCCGCGTAGGGACGGCTGGCAGCCATGCGCAGCTGAGCCTTGCGCATCTTGCTGACCGCCACTTTTTCCATGGCGCTGGTGATCTTCTGCGTGCTTTTGATGCTCGCAATCTTGCTGCGAATCTCTTTTGCGCCTGCCATTTGACACCTTTCGGGTTAGCAGGCGGGGGCCTCGCGGCCCCCGCTGCGGCTTACCAGCTCTGAGTGGCCTTGAACTTCTCGATACCGGCCTTGAGGCCTGCGTCGATTTCGTCGTTGAAGTCGCCCTTCACGTTGATCTTCGCCATCAGGTCGGCGTAGTCGCGGTTGAAGAAGGCGATCAGGGCCTGCTCGAAGGCGCCGACTTTCTTCACGTCGACGTCGGTCAGGAAGCCACGCTCGGCAGCGTACAGGGACACCGACATGTCGGCGATGGACATCGGCGCGTACTGCTTCTGCTTCATCAGCTCGGTGACGCGCTGACCGTGCTCGAGCTGCTTGCGGGTAGCCTCGTCGAGGTCCGAAGCGAACTGGGCGAAGGCCGCCAGTTCACGGTACTGGGCCAGAGCGGTACGGATGCCACCGGACAGCTTCTTGATGATCTTGGTCTGGGCCGCGCCACCGACGCGGGATACCGAGATACCGGCGTTGACGGCCGGACGGATACCCGAGTTGAACATGGCGGATTCCAGGAAGATCTGACCGTCGGTGATCGAGATCACGTTGGTCGGAACGAACGCAGATACGTCGCCGGCCTGGGTTTCGATGATCGGCAGTGCGGTCAGCGAACCGGTCTTGCCCTTCACTTCGCCCTTGGTGAACTGCTCCACGTACTCCTCGGAAACGCGGGAAGCGCGCTCCAGCAGACGGCTGTGGAGATAGAACACGTCGCCCGGGTAGGCTTCGCGGCCCGGCGGACGGCGCAGCAGCAGAGAGATCTGGCGGTAGGCGACAGCCTGCTTGGACAGGTCGTCGTACACGATCAGGGCGTCTTCACCGCGATCGCGGAAGTATTCGCCCATGGTGCAGCCGGAGTACGGCGCCAGGTACTGCAGGGCAGCGGATTCGGAAGCGGAAGCGGCCACCACGATGGTGTTGGCCAGCGCGCCGTGCTCTTCCAGCTTGCGCACCACGTTGGCGATGGTCGACTGCTTCTGACCGATGGCCACGTAGACGCAGCGGATGCCGCTGTTCTTCTGGTTGATGATGGCGTCGATGGCCATCGCGGTCTTGCCGATCTGGCGGTCGCCGATGATCAGCTCGCGCTGGCCACGGCCGACCGGGATCATGGCGTCGACCGACTTGTAGCCAGTCTGCACCGGCTGGTCGACCGACTTACGCCAGATCACGCCCGGAGCGACCTTCTCGACCGCGTCGGTGGCCTTGGCGTTGACCGGGCCCTTGCCATCGATCGGGTTGCCGAGGGCGTCGACCACGCGACCCAGCAGTTCCGGACCGACCGGAACTTCGAGGATGCGGCCGGTGCACTTGGCGCTCATGCCCTCTTTCAGACCCTGGTAGCTGCCCAGGATCACGGCGCCGACGGAGTCCTGCTCCAGGTTCAGCGCCATACCGTAGACGCCACCCGGGAACTCGATCATTTCGCCGTACATTACATCGGCCAGGCCGAAGATGCGCACGATGCCGTCGGAAACGCTGACGACGGTGCCTTCGTTACGGGCCTGAGCGGAGACATCAAGCTTAGCGATGCGCTGCTTGATGATTTCGCTAATTTCGGAAGGATTCAGTTGCTGCATGCCATGCCCCTCAAATCAGGATTTCAACGCTTCGGCCAACTGGTTCAGTTTGCCGCGGACCGAACCGTCGATTACCAGGTCACCCGCACGAATGATCAAACCGCCGATGAGGGCGGGATTGACGATCGGGGTAGGCTGGACGGTGCGATCTAGCCGCTTCGACAAGGCGGCAGCCAGAGTCTGGAGTTGTTCAGCGCTCAGTTCGTGCGCGGTTTCGACCTCGACGTCGAGCGAACGCTCGGCTTCCGCCTTGAGCATCTCGAACTGGTCACGCACGGTCGGCAGCAGTTCCAGGCGATCGTTCTCGCCCAGCGCCACCACGAAATTGCGGAACGACTCGTCGATGCCTTCAGCGCACAGCTGAACCAGAACCTCGGCCTTGCGGTCGCGGGTCAGGGCCGGATTGCGCAGCTGGGCGATGACTTCGGGGGACTCCACGAAGGCGGCGCTCAGCGCCAGCATGTTCGACCAGGCATCGTTCTGTTTGGCTGCGGAAGCGAACTCGAAGGCGGCTTTCGCATAAGGCCGAGCAAGCGTATTGATAGTTGCCATCGCTCGCCTCGCTTAGAGTTGGGAGGCCAGTTTTGCGACCAGATCGTTGTGTGCCTTGGCGTCCACGGAGGACTCCAGGATCTTCTCGGCACCAGCGACGGCGAGAGCCGCTACCTGGGCGCGCAGTTGATCCTTGGCGCGATTCACTTCAACCTCGATTTCAGCCTTGGCGCTGGCAAGCAGGCGCTCGCCTTCGCCACGGGCCTGCTGCTTGGCTTCTTCGACGATCGCGTTGGCGGTCTTGTTCGCCTTGTCGAGAATCTCGGCAGCCTGCTCCTTGGTTTCACGGAGCGTCTGGGCAGCTTTTTCCTGGGCCATCTGCAGGTCGCGCTGAGCACGGCCGGCGGCATCCAGACCTTCGGCAATTTTCTTCTGGCGGGCTTGCATGGCGGCGGTGATCGGCGGCCATACAAACTTCATGGTGAACCAGACGAAAATAGCGAAGGCAATCGTTTGACCGAACAGCGTCAAGTTAATGTTCACAGCGATTTACCTCGTGCTATCTCGTGGGTCCGGGTAGTCAGAGCCTCGGCAGGCCGGACCGCGCACGGCGCAGCCCAGCCTGGAATCCGCGGATGCCTGAACTTAGCCGGCAACAACGAAGATGAGGTACATCGCGATACCAACGCCGATCATCGGCACGGCGTCGAGCAGACCAGCCATCAGGAAGGTCTTGGTTTGCAGCTGGGCGCCCAGCTCCGGCTGACGGGCGGTGGATTCCAGCAGCTTGCCGCCCAGCAGGGCGAAGCCGATGCCGGTGCCCAGAGCACCCAGACCGATCATGATGGCGGCGGCGATGTAGACGAGTTCCATAACAGCTCCTGAGGTTTTCTAAAGGTTAAGGTTTCTTGGTTAAAGCTAGGGTTGGTCCACTGTTCAGTGGTGGTCTTCGTGGGCGGCGCTCAGGTAGACCACCGTCAGCACCATGAAGATGAAGGCCTGCAGCGGGATCACCAGGATGTGGAAGATCGCCCACGGCACATTCAGGGCCCACTGTGCCCAGAACGGCAGCAGGGCGATGAGGATGAACACCACCTCACCGGCGTACATGTTGCCGAACAGACGCAGGGCGAGACTCAGCGGCTTGGTCAGCAGGCCGAGGATCTCGAGGAACAGGTTGAACGGAACCAGCGACCAGTGGTTGAACGGGGTGAACGCCAGCTCCTTGGTGAAGCCACCGAAACCCTTGACCTTGACGCTGTAGAACAGGATCAGGATGAACACGCCGAGGGACAGACCGAAGGTGCCGTTCGGATCGGCGGTCGGCACGATCTTGAAGTAGGGCACGCCGAGCAGGCTGGCCAGACCCGGGATGTAGTCGACCGGGATCCACTTCAGGCTGTTCATCAGGAACACCCAGACGAAGATGGTCAGCGCCAGCGGGGCGATCACCGGGTTGCGGCCGTGGAAGGTGTCCTTGACCACGCCCTCGACGAACTCGAAGCACATTTCCACCAGGTTCTGCAGCCCGGTGGGCACGCCGGCGTTGGCCTTCTTGGCCACGCTGCGGAACAGGAACAGGAACACCAGGCCCATCAGAACCGACCAGCCGAGGGTATCGACGTGGATGGCCCAGAAGCCCATTTCCTTGACTTCTTCGTGGTTCTGGGCAAAGACCCAGCCCTTCTCCGGATGGGATCCGAAGACCAGGTTCTGCAGGTGGTGCTGAATATACTCAGCCGGTGTGTTAGCCATAGTCGCCTCAATGCTCAATGCTTCGGAAAGCCTTTCACCAGCAGGAGCGAGCAGGCGGCGGTGCCCAGCACCAGTGCGTAACCGGCAAACAGCGCCGCCACGTTCAACCGCTCAACCCCTGCGAACACCAGCGCAAACAACGCTGCCGTCAGAAACAGTTTGCCCATCTCGCCCGACCAGAAGGACTGGACGATGGCCTTGACCGAACGGGCACCAAAGTAGCGGAACGCCTTCATCGCGAAGTACACGTTCGGCACCCAGGCGATCAGGCCGCCGAGCAGTGCGGAATATCCGGCTACCGGATCCTTCCACCCCCAGCCCGCGACACCGGCCAGCACGGCCATCCCCAGCTCGACGAGGAGCAGCGGAAACACCGGCAGGCGATGCAGGGGGGTCTTGTTGCGGATCTTCACCACGCTGCCCCACCTGTCCGTTGCTCGGTAACCGGACGCGCCGGCCTGGAACCGGCCAAAATTGCGGCGGGAGTATAGGTGGCTAAGCCCCCCCATTCAACTGCCGGGTAGTCGAAATTGCTCATTCGCTACAAGGTCGGTGCATCAGCGGATATGCGCCAGCACACCCTGCAGCTCGTCCAGCGAGCCGTAGCGGATCACCAGCTGGCCCTTGCCCTTGTCGCCGTGACGGATCTCCACCTGGGCGCCAAGCCGCTCGGCGAGGCGCTGTTCGAGGCGGGCGATGTCCGGGTCGGCCTTGGCCGGCGCGGTCTCGGGCTTGTCGCTGAGCCACTGGCGCACCAGCGCCTCGGTCTGACGAACGGTCAGGCCGCGTGCGACAACGTGCCGCGCCCCTTCCGCCTGGCGCGCCGCCGGCAGACCGAGCAGCGCACGGGCATGGCCCATCTCCAGATCGCCGTGGGCGAGCAGGGTCTTCACCTCCTCGGGCAGGGCCATCAGGCGCAGCAGGTTGGCGATGGTGACGCGCGACTTGCCGACCGCATCGGCGACCTGCTGCTGGGTGAGCTGGAAGTCCTGCTGCAGCCGCTGCAGCGCCGCGGCCTCCTCGATCGGATTGAGGTCCTCGCGCTGGATGTTCTCGATCAGCGCCATGGCGATCGCCGCCTCGTCGCTGACCTCGCGCACCAGCGCCGGGATGCGCTCCAGGCCGGCCAGCTGGCAGGCGCGCCAGCGCCGTTCGCCGGCGATGATCTCGTAGCGCTCCTCGTCGAGCGGACGCACCACCACCGGCTGCATCAGGCCCTGGCGGCGGATCGACTGCGCCAGCTCATCCAGCGCCTGCGGATCCATGTCGCGGCGCGGCTGGTACTTGCCGCGCTGCAGCAGTTCCACCGGCAACTGTTGCAGCTCCTCACGCGGCACCCGGGTCGCCTGCTCCTGCAGGGCGCTGACGCTGGTGCCGCCGAGCAGCGCGTCCAGGCCGCGGCCCAGGCCTCGTTTCTTCACAGCCATGTGCGGCTCCTCAAGCGGGGGTGGCGGCGCGCTTGGCGCGGCGCTGACGGGCGACCAGTTCCTTGGCCAGTTCCAGGTAGGCCTTGGCGCCGCGCGAGCCCTTGTCGTAGGCCAGCGCCGGCATGCCGTGGCTGGGCGCCTCGGCCAGGCGCACGTTGCGCGGAATGGTGGTCTCGTAGAGGGCATCGCCGAAGTGCGCCTGCAGCTGGGCGGTGACCTCGTTGGTCAGACCGATGCGGCCGTCGTACATGGTGCGCAGGATGCCCTCGATGCGCAGGCTCGGGTTGAGCAGCGCACCGATGCGCTGGATGCTGTTGACCAGGTCGGAGACCCCCTCCAGCGCGTAGTACTCGCACTGCATGGGGATGATCACCGCGTCGGCGGCGACCAGTGCGTTGACGGTCAGCATCGACAGCGCAGGCGGGCAGTCGATCAGGATGTAGTCGTAGTTGTCACGGATCGGCGCCAGCGCCTGGCGCAGGCGCTGCTCCTTGTTCGGCAGGTCGAGCAGGGTGACTTCCGCGGCGGTCAGGTCGCGGTTGGCCGGCAGCAGCTGGTAGCCGCCGTGTTCGGACGTCTGCATGGCCTGGGCCAGGTCGCACTGGCCGACCAGCACGTCGTACACGGAATGCTCGAGGGCGAGCTTGTCCACCCCGCTGCCGGAGGTGGCGTTGCCCTGCGGATCGAGGTCGATCAGCAGCACGCGGCGCTGGGTGGCCACCAGCGATGCGGCCAGGTTGACGCAACTGGTGGTCTTGCCCACCCCGCCCTTCTGATTGGCGATCGCAAATACTTTAGCCATGCTTGGCAGTCCCCCTCATGCGCTGCGGCGCAGTATCAGCAGATGGCGCTGGCCCTGGCAACCCGGCACCTGCAGCAGGTGCTCGGCTTCGACGCGGAAATCCGCCGGCAGGGCGGCCAGTTCGTCGTGCGGATACTGACCCTTCATCGCCAGCCAGCGGGTCTCGCCGTCGCCGAGGTGACGGGTCCACTCGGCGAAGTCGGCCAGCGAACTGAACGCCCGCGAGACGATGCCGGCAAACGGCTGCTCCGGGCGGAAGTTTTCCACACGACTGTGGACAACCTCGAGGTTGGCCAGCTTGAGTTCGAGCTTCACCTGGGTCTGGAAGCGGGTCTTCTTGCCGTTGGAATCCAGGGTGGTGAAACGTCGCTCGGGAAACAGGATGGCCAGCGGGATGCCGGGCATGCCGCCGCCGCTGCCGACGTCCAGCCAGTCATCCCCGCCCGCGGCGACGTGGGACACGATGCTCAGGCTGTCGAGCAGGTGGCGCGAGACCATCTCGTCCGGGTTGCGCACCGCGGTGAGGTTGTAGGCCTGGTTCCACTTGATCAGCAGGGCCAGGTAGGCCAGCAGCTGTTCCTGCTGGCTGGCGGTGAGCTCTACCCCGAGCTCGGCGGCGCCACGCGCCAGTTCGGCGGCGTGGGCCGGGGT harbors:
- a CDS encoding DeoR/GlpR family DNA-binding transcription regulator encodes the protein MSKRNTPQRRHAILALLAEQGEVHVEALARSFETSEVTIRKDLAALESNGLLLRRYGGAVPVPHELVAEPAQAVSPYKQAIARAAAACIREHARIIIDSGSTTAALIPELGRTAGLVVMTNSLEVANALRELENEPVLLMTGGTWDPHSESFQGQVAEQVLRSYDFDQLFIGADGIDQARGTTTFNELLGLSRVMAEVAREVIVMAEADKVGRRMPNLELPWSSIHTLITDERLDSGAREQILARGIKLVCAAVEPS
- the glmU gene encoding bifunctional UDP-N-acetylglucosamine diphosphorylase/glucosamine-1-phosphate N-acetyltransferase GlmU, which encodes MSLEIVILAAGQGTRMRSALPKVLHPVAGKPMLGHVIDTARALQPQRIHVVIGHGAEAVRERLAADDLNFVLQEQQLGTGHAVAQALPFIQAEQVLVLYGDVPLIEAPTLQRLLAHAGPAQLALLTVLLEDPTGYGRIIRDADGRVTAIVEQKDATAAQRAIREGNTGILAMPAARMADWMGRLSSDNAQGEYYLTDVIAMAVADGLTVATAQPEDAMEVQGANDRLQLSQLERHYQQRAARRLMAQGVTLLDPARFDVRGEVTVGRDVLIDVNVILEGRVVIEDGVEIGANCVIRNSTLRRGAVVKANSHLDGAELGEGADCGPFARLRPGSVLGAGAHVGNFVELKNAVLGAGAKAGHLAYLGDAEIGAASNIGAGTITCNYDGANKHRTVIGEDAFIGTNNSLVAPLTIGAGATTAAGSVITSEVPAAALAVGRARQRNIDGWQRPVKKPKA
- a CDS encoding F0F1 ATP synthase subunit epsilon, with protein sequence MAMTVHCDIVSAEEQLFSGLVEMVVAHGNQGDLGILMGHAPLLTDLKPGPVRVIKQGGEQEVFYISGGFLEVQPNMVKVLADTAIRAADLDEAAAIEAQKAAEKALSEKGAEFDYSTASARLAEAAAQLRTIQELRKKYGGPMH
- the atpD gene encoding F0F1 ATP synthase subunit beta, whose translation is MSSGRIVQIIGAVIDVEFPRDQVPNVYDALKVEGAATTLEVQQQLGDGVVRSIAMGSTEGLKRGLSVSNTGAGIAVPVGKATLGRIMDVLGNPIDEAGPIGEEERWTIHRAAPSYAEQAGGNELLETGIKVIDLVCPFAKGGKVGLFGGAGVGKTVNMMELIRNIAMEHSGYSVFAGVGERTREGNDFYHEMKDSNVLDKVALVYGQMNEPPGNRLRVALTGLTMAEKFRDEGRDVLLFVDNIYRYTLAGTEVSALLGRMPSAVGYQPTLAEEMGVLQERITSTKNGSITSVQAVYVPADDLTDPSPATTFAHLDATVVLSRDIASLGIYPAVDPLDSTSRQLDPLVIGQEHYDTARGVQYVLQRYKELKDIIAILGMDELSEADKQLVSRARKIQRFLSQPFFVAEVFTGSPGKYVPLKETIRGFSGILNGDYDHLPEQAFYMVGSIDEAIEKAKKL
- the atpG gene encoding F0F1 ATP synthase subunit gamma; its protein translation is MAGAKEIRSKIASIKSTQKITSAMEKVAVSKMRKAQLRMAASRPYAEHIRAVIGHLAKANPEYRHPYMVERPVKRVGYILVSSDRGLCGGLNINLFKALIKNMKDWRDAGVEADFCVIGSKGASFFRSYGGNVIAAISHLGEAPSVNDLIGSVKVMLDRFNEGNLDRLYLVSNKFVNTMTQKPTVEQLLPLAPTSEADDGAKKGLWDYLYEPDAQQLLDALLVRYVESQVYQAVVENNACEQAARMIAMKNATDNAGQLIKDLQLIYNKARQAAITQEISEIVGGAAAV
- the atpA gene encoding F0F1 ATP synthase subunit alpha, producing the protein MQQLNPSEISEIIKQRIAKLDVSAQARNEGTVVSVSDGIVRIFGLADVMYGEMIEFPGGVYGMALNLEQDSVGAVILGSYQGLKEGMSAKCTGRILEVPVGPELLGRVVDALGNPIDGKGPVNAKATDAVEKVAPGVIWRKSVDQPVQTGYKSVDAMIPVGRGQRELIIGDRQIGKTAMAIDAIINQKNSGIRCVYVAIGQKQSTIANVVRKLEEHGALANTIVVAASASESAALQYLAPYSGCTMGEYFRDRGEDALIVYDDLSKQAVAYRQISLLLRRPPGREAYPGDVFYLHSRLLERASRVSEEYVEQFTKGEVKGKTGSLTALPIIETQAGDVSAFVPTNVISITDGQIFLESAMFNSGIRPAVNAGISVSRVGGAAQTKIIKKLSGGIRTALAQYRELAAFAQFASDLDEATRKQLEHGQRVTELMKQKQYAPMSIADMSVSLYAAERGFLTDVDVKKVGAFEQALIAFFNRDYADLMAKINVKGDFNDEIDAGLKAGIEKFKATQSW
- a CDS encoding F0F1 ATP synthase subunit delta, yielding MATINTLARPYAKAAFEFASAAKQNDAWSNMLALSAAFVESPEVIAQLRNPALTRDRKAEVLVQLCAEGIDESFRNFVVALGENDRLELLPTVRDQFEMLKAEAERSLDVEVETAHELSAEQLQTLAAALSKRLDRTVQPTPIVNPALIGGLIIRAGDLVIDGSVRGKLNQLAEALKS
- a CDS encoding F0F1 ATP synthase subunit B; this encodes MNINLTLFGQTIAFAIFVWFTMKFVWPPITAAMQARQKKIAEGLDAAGRAQRDLQMAQEKAAQTLRETKEQAAEILDKANKTANAIVEEAKQQARGEGERLLASAKAEIEVEVNRAKDQLRAQVAALAVAGAEKILESSVDAKAHNDLVAKLASQL
- the atpE gene encoding F0F1 ATP synthase subunit C; translation: MELVYIAAAIMIGLGALGTGIGFALLGGKLLESTARQPELGAQLQTKTFLMAGLLDAVPMIGVGIAMYLIFVVAG